One Gossypium raimondii isolate GPD5lz chromosome 3, ASM2569854v1, whole genome shotgun sequence genomic window carries:
- the LOC105794343 gene encoding glutamate decarboxylase 4, with protein sequence MVLSKTASETDVSIHSTFASRYVRNSLPRFKMPENSIPKEAAFQIINDELMLDGNPRLNLASFVTTWMEPECNKLIMDAINKNYVDMDEYPVTTELQNRCVNMIAHLFNAPLGESEAAVGVGTVGSSEAIMLAGLAFKRKWQNKRKAEGKPYDKPNIVTGANVQVCWEKFARYFEVELKEVKLREGYYVMDPAKAVELVDENTICVAAILGSTLNGEFEDVKLLNDLLVEKNKETGWDTPIHVDAASGGFIAPFLYPELEWDFRLPLVKSINVSGHKYGLVYAGIGWVIWRSKDDLPEELIFHINYLGADQPTFTLNFSKGSSQVIAQYYQLIRLGHEGYKNVMENCHENAMVLKEGLEKTGRFNIVSKDDGVPLVAFSLKDNKRHDEFEISEMLRRYGWIVPAYTMPADAQHITVLRVVIREDFSRTLAERLVLDIQKVVHELDALPAKLNARLATEKQEQVKNGTVKKTAIETQREITAYWKKYVTERKSNNKTQIC encoded by the exons ATGGTGTTATCTAAGACAGCTTCTGAGACCGATGTCTCAATTCACTCCACTTTTGCCTCTCGCTATGTCCGCAACTCACTTCCCAG GTTCAAGATGCCGGAGAACTCAATACCAAAAGAGGCTGCATTTCAGATCATCAATGACGAGCTGATGCTTGATGGAAACCCAAGGTTAAACCTTGCCTCTTTTGTTACTACCTGGATGGAACCCGAATGTAATAAGCTTATAATGGATGCCATTAACAAGAACTATGTTGACATGGATGAGTATCCTGTCACCACCGAGCTCCAG AATCGTTGTGTGAACATGATAGCACACTTGTTCAACGCACCGCTTGGGGAGTCGGAGGCTGCTGTTGGAGTGGGAACAGTTGGGTCATCGGAAGCAATCATGTTGGCTGGTCTTGCTTTCAAGAGAAAGTGGCAGAACAAACGTAAGGCTGAAGGCAAACCTTATGATAAGCCCAACATCGTGACAGGAGCCAATGTTCAGGTGTGTTGGGAGAAATTTGCTCGCTACTTTGAAGTGGAGTTGAAGGAAGTGAAGCTGAGGGAAGGTTACTATGTGATGGACCCTGCCAAAGCTgttgaattggttgatgaaaaCACCATCTGTGTTGCAGCTATCTTGGGTTCCACCCTCAATGGAGAATTCGAAGATGTCAAGCTTCTAAATGATCTCTTGGTGGAGAAAAATAAGGAAACTGG ATGGGATACCCCAATTCATGTTGATGCAGCTAGTGGTGGATTTATTGCACCATTCTTGTACCCAGAGCTTGAATGGGACTTCAGGCTTCCTCTTGTGAAGAGTATTAATGTTAGTGGCCATAAATATGGTCTTGTTTATGCTGGAATCGGTTGGGTTATCTGGAGAAGCAAGGATGACTTGCCTGAAGAACTTATTTTCCACATTAACTACCTTGGAGCTGATCAACCCACTTTCACTCTCAATTTCTCCAAAG GTTCCAGCCAAGTTATTGCTCAGTACTATCAATTAATCCGATTGGGCCATGAG GGGTACAAAAACGTGATGGAGAACTGCCATGAAAACGCTATGGTCCTTAAAGAAGGATTGGAGAAAACAGGGCGTTTCAACATCGTGTCAAAGGACGATGGGGTGCCTTTAGTGGCATTTTCTCTCAAGGACAACAAGCGGCACGACGAGTTCGAGATATCGGAGATGTTGCGCCGATACGGTTGGATTGTGCCTGCATACACCATGCCAGCAGATGCTCAGCACATCACCGTGCTTCGTGTTGTCATCAGGGAAGACTTCTCTCGAACCTTGGCTGAGCGCCTTGTGCTTGACATCCAAAAAGTGGTCCATGAGCTCGATGCCCTCCCTGCAAAGCTCAATGCCAGACTGGCCACTGAGAAACAGGAACAAGTTAAAAATGGCACTGTTAAGAAGACTGCTATTGAGACCCAGAGGGAAATCACTGCTTACTGGAAGAAATATGTCACTGAGAGGAAATCTAACAACAAAACCCAGATTTGTTAG